The Sphingopyxis sp. YR583 DNA segment ACTGGTAACCAGATCGACGGAAATCAACGGCGAAATTCGGATACGAGAGCGTTGCTCTGATGGCTTTTAATATACAGCAATATAAGGATAAATCGTAGATTAGCGCATTTTTGGCGATTTAGCAGATTGGATCGAATTCAAATTGCCAAGGTTGGGGTCGAGGGTTCGAATCCCTTCGCCCGCTCCAGTTTTCGCAGCGATCCGGCTGCGTCAAATCCCGTTCATCGAAATCCGGCTGACAGCCCAACCTGCGGGAATTGTCGCCGGACTCCATCGTGGCGCGCTCAGACCGCCTCCACCGTCACTTTTTGCTCGATCAGCCGGATCTCGCGATAGGCAGTGAGGAAGGCGATATCGGCGGCATCGCGCCCAACGCAAATGCGGGCACATTCAACGGAACGCGTCATTCCGGTCGCGTCGATCATGTGCCAGTCGCCGTCCAGATAGACTTCGGCGACCGCGTGGAAATCCTGCGGTTTCACGCCGAGCGCATAGACGCTCGCCATGCGCGCGGGGATATGCGCGGAGCGGGCGAGCGCGATCATCACATGCGCATAGTCGCGGCACACACCGCGCCGCTCGACGAAGCTGTCGAGAGCGCCTGTTTCCGACGTGCTGGAACCCGAGACATAGGTGAAGCGGCTTTCGATCCAGTCGCGCATCCGGCCAATCTTCTCGCCGCCCTCAAGCTCGCCGAACCGGCGGTCGACGAAGGCGTGGAACTTGTTCGACGGACAATAACGCGATTCGTTGAGATAGGGGACCGCAGCGGCGGGAAGGCGGTGGAGCGGAACCGCGGCGAGGGTACGGAAGTCGACATCGGGCCGGTCGATTTCGACCAGCGCGCGATACTCGGCGCTGAGGCTGCCTTCCGCGCGTAGCCAGATCGGATCACAAATCCCGTCCGCCGTCGGAATGCGCGACACTTTTTCTGGCGTTCCGAGGTCGAGCGAGGCGTCAAGCACGCGCTGACCATGCCCGTTCGCCGCCTCGATCTGGAGCATCAGGTCGACGGGCTCAGGCAGCCGATAATTCAGGGAGGCGGAGATTTCGAGTTTCATCTATCGGCAACGCATGAAGGAGGATTCGGTGGCGCTAGGATCGACAGGGGCAAAGAGCAAGTGACGGCAGCACGGACCATCCCGTTCATCGTCGCGACCATCTTCATGGACGCGGTCGGCTTTGGCATCATCATGCCGGTGTTGCCGCAACTCGTGATGGAGGTCGGCCGAATCGACCTGGCCGAGGCGATCGAGGTTGGCGCATGGATCGGCCTTGTCATGGCAGTCGCGACGTTCCTCGCCTCGCCCGTTCTCGGCAATCTGTCGGACCATTGCGGGCGGCGCCGTGTGCTGCTGCTCGCGCTCGGCGGGCTGGCGATCGATTATGCACTGCTAACGATCGTCGAGACTCTGCCATGGCTGTTCATCGCCCGCGCACTGTCGGGGATTTTCGGCGGCAGCTATGCTGCGGCGCAAGCGGCGATTGCAGACATTACCGCCCCTGAAGACCGCGCGCGCAACTTCGGGTTCGTCGGCGCAGCGTTCGGCATCGGCTTTGTTGCCGGGCCCGCCATTGGCGGCTTTCTGGGTGAAGTCGGTCCGCGCGCCCCCTTCGTCGCGGCGGCCATCCTCGCCGCCGCGAACATGCTCTACGGCTATTTCATCTTTCCCGAGACTTTGGCGGTCGAACGCCGTCGCCGCTTCGACTGGCGCCGCGCCAATCCGCTCGGCGCATG contains these protein-coding regions:
- a CDS encoding transglutaminase-like domain-containing protein; translation: MKLEISASLNYRLPEPVDLMLQIEAANGHGQRVLDASLDLGTPEKVSRIPTADGICDPIWLRAEGSLSAEYRALVEIDRPDVDFRTLAAVPLHRLPAAAVPYLNESRYCPSNKFHAFVDRRFGELEGGEKIGRMRDWIESRFTYVSGSSTSETGALDSFVERRGVCRDYAHVMIALARSAHIPARMASVYALGVKPQDFHAVAEVYLDGDWHMIDATGMTRSVECARICVGRDAADIAFLTAYREIRLIEQKVTVEAV
- a CDS encoding MFS transporter — protein: MTAARTIPFIVATIFMDAVGFGIIMPVLPQLVMEVGRIDLAEAIEVGAWIGLVMAVATFLASPVLGNLSDHCGRRRVLLLALGGLAIDYALLTIVETLPWLFIARALSGIFGGSYAAAQAAIADITAPEDRARNFGFVGAAFGIGFVAGPAIGGFLGEVGPRAPFVAAAILAAANMLYGYFIFPETLAVERRRRFDWRRANPLGAWQTMRTLPGMDGVAGVLVLWQIASLVYPMTWSFYCIAQLGWTPGMIGASLAAVGVMIALGQMFVVGPAVARFGERDAATLGILVAVAVYVGYAFTTSTIGAFLLLIPVALQAPVQPSLMAMMSRRATAETQGEVQGISAMAMGLGQLVAPLLLTGTMAYFTAVSAPVHFPGAAFVVAAVFGLLAILMLRRLPRAAATDQMPPSVTA